AGAAAACCTAATAGTATTTGACAAAACTAGCAATCCAACTTTGGGTTGGATATTTTTTTGTTCTCACAAAGTGAAGCCCACGGCTCTTAGTGTATTCTCACtttgtttttatttcatttccatATAAAGTGATTAAATTTCCATTTTCATGTCAAATTCCCCCTATTTGTCGTCTCTCTTTGTTTATGTTGTCAATTCACACACATATTGTCTGATAAACATACATATCTTATCATAACGTAGACTCTCCCTTATCACTAGCGGAATCATAATTTTTACTAagacaatttaaaatataaaaacataaaacacataAGGAAGTATTTCATGACTTGAATATTTAGTTCGAATTCAATTAGCTCACAAATTCGAAGAGTTTTCCAAACTTGAAAATTTAGCTCAAATTTAAGAAGTTACGTACATACAATTAGCTTCACATAATTTACTTGTCTAAGAGCAATGTTAATTGAGTTTATTGCTGGAAACAATTTATGTTTGCAACTTTCATTAAGCCTCATAACTAAGCCTTATTTTATGTAGATTTTATTGTCATATCTTACTCTTATTAATCAGACATTACTAGTAAGCAACATTTACAGTATATCTGAACTTGTACAAATAGCTTTTCCATTAAACCAATAACATCACAAGCCCGTGgagaaaaaatagtaaaaaatgtCATTCAAGtcttgaaaatcaaaatttgtgAGATATAGTTGATCTAATGTGATCAAATAAAAAGTTGACCTAATTAGAGTAATTAAAAACTTTGGGGTACATATTAAAATTTCGATTATGAGAGTTCCCATTTAAAAAAGCTGACTTGGGAATCATTTTTGGTTCATCAAGAGAAATCACACCAATCTTCTGCCTCCAGATATATCAGTAATTAAGTATCACTAGTTTTTGCTCCCAAAGTAACTTGACCATGACTATAAAATAGTGTAATGAACCATATGCATCAGTAAGATAACAGATCTACATCTCCATTTTGCTAACAGTAAGAGCAGCCAGCTCTCCCACTCCAAATTTGCAGACATAAACCAACACCTTGCTGTCTACAGTGTCTCTCATCCAAGTGATCGGGATGATGGTCTCATAGTGCGGTGATGAAAACATTTTATCTGTGTTACTCTGCAATTCACTCTATTTCCTGCACACATCCCATACCAGAAACAATTAGCAAAGAAATGTTTTGATACTCTGCATGTTTCTTTTGAAACAGTATATATAATGGCTCGATACATGCAGAGAAAAGATGAGTTCCGTTACTTGAAAGTTGAAACCTAAAGCAGGGGAAGTTTATGCCTTGTTATCACAAACACAAGCTTTAATGCAACATTGAAATGACAGAATTTCCAATTATAGCGAATCAGGAACATGACGCTCACTATCAAAATACTAGTTTTTGATCCCAAACAATTGGTAACAATTTTTGGTGATTTTCCTCACATTTTGTTAGCCCCAAGGTGTATTGTCAATTTATGATCAACTATGATGCCATAAGGAACGTGCACAAAGCTCATTGTCAAAAACtttaaagaaaaagagattACTCCGCAATTGTCTCAGTGTCACATGGTTCACACACACTTCAAGACAACATGCAATACTTTTAGTTTCAAATAATAAGCAAGCCAAAACCAGAAAGTGTGGCTTAATTTCAAACAAGAAGCAATCTTTACTAACCTGCTACTCTTTTTTGAAGGAACAACTAGTCCCCTTTTCTCCAGGCTTTTAAACCGATCTCTTGCAAGGGTGCAACATCCCTGTTTGAAACAGGAAGGCAAATAACATAAGAGAAAAAActtgaaaatacaaataaatgtGACAACAGccaatttggagaaaattgaAATCAGGAATGCAACCTTTAATTTACGCAGGGAACCAGTTATCTCTTCAGACAGTAAAACCTGAGCAGGAGCAGGCACGAATCTGAAATCACATAGGTCAATTATCTTTTTGTCAACACTGAAGTTATAGCAGGAAAAAACCAAAACCACAAGAAAATGAGTCTCATTGCTCAGCTCATGCAATCATCATTCTTTCAAACCCCAAGCTCCCAGTTGAAacatttttaaaagatttataaCCATAAAAATCCCTTTAAAATCTGATGTTCTATAAAAACACTTTTTCTCAGCAAAtcaattgttgaaattttttactttataatgAAACAGTACATACTTGCGCTTTCCCAAGCGTGGTGGAcaagattttagtttttcttttatagcAGTGACACGACGTAGATGTCGTTTCTGTTTTTCTCCTTCCTCTCTCTCTATTTCTTGAATAATATCCGGTAAGCTGCAGGCACAAGAACATATCATAATCTATACAAAAGGCAAATTCTATTTAACTGGAATATGATGAGCCTGATCGAAATATCAGCAAACCTATCAATCTCTTTGGAGAGTTGTGCTGCTTTTGTTGCTTCAGCTTCTGCTTTCAACTGTTCTTTGCGTCTAGCCCGTCGATTCTTCTCAACTTGAGTCAGCATTTTGGGCTTTTGCGGCCTGAATGAAGTTAAAATTGATGATGTATAATTTCATCTAGTGGTAAATTAAAGATCTGACGACTGGCAAAAATGCACTCAATGTACATGGATTGCCAACGAAGCTGAAGTTAGCACACTGCAAACATTCAGAACACATAACTGacttacaaaaaaagaaaatcttgaacGCTGGTTCACTCTACAACTGACCATCATTAGGACATTTGGATCATGACCACCAAAGCAAACAGATATAACGTCGGATATCACACTTACTGGGGACTTAGCTCACAATCTAACTCAGCTAGATTAAGGATCAAACCCCTTTAcatttaaaaatctgatttcagATGTAGTTGACTTAAACTGAAGTCTGAACATATCGAAGCAACCAAATATTAGTGATATACAATGTACTCATTCAGCATCTTTAGCCAAATATAAAGGATGGTCGTTGCACCCAAGGTGTGGCCTAGCAGTCAATAAGTGGTTGAGAACCCTAAGGTCTCAGGTTCAAAACTCAGTAGAGACAAaaaacactaggttattcttccCATCTGTCCTAGCCTTGGTGGACACAAATAAGAACTACTACAAATGCTGGAAATAAGAGCTTCTTCCCCCACCAGCAGCGAAAAGTAAACAAACAGAAAAGGGCAAAACTGGATTCAAATAAATAAGGATGAAGGAAGCACAATGTCTTAGACCATCAGTCGTAGCGGTACATATATCGCCTTTGACCTCATAAACATCCATCAGCTTAGGACTATGTCAACTATTAAACATGCCACATAAAATAAGATTGTGTTTCTAGTGATCATGAATGATAAGGAATTGTGAGCCACTAACAAAAACGAGGACAAGGCAACTCATGTTAGCCTTGTAaagttgcaaaaaaaaaatttaggacTTAAAGCTAATTGGGTATAACCACTGTCCAGAGATTGAAATGTTATTGAGTTTACTGCAGCAAAAATTTATCATGTACATTTAACACATCAAACTGTCACATAATTAATTTCTCTGAAGCCTAAAGCGTAAAGCCTAAAGATTGTCAAAGAAGTGTCAATTCACTATACAAATATGAATAGACACAGGTGAGTAAATTTTAAGTAAAGTATAATTTTAAGTACTCCCTAATACTAAGCTAGCAAGGAATAGAACATGTTTCAACCCCTAACACTATCACTACAGACGAGCAATATAGAAGCTTACCTTTTATCCAAATCTGTTTTTCCGTCTTCCACTAGATTTTCATTCTCCGTGTCACTCCCACTGTCCGCTTCAAGGAAATACATCTGAGGCAAATGAATCTTCAGTGCATACTTTACCCAGTATAAGAAAACATAGCCCATGATGCATCTGCAACAGCCATGGTCAAAAGTACTAACAAGAAAGTAGCAGCTTAAACTTACATCTTCTTCATTAACTACTTCTCCGGGAACAACCAATGGAATAGGCTCCGGCCCCAATTCATTTCtataaattttctgcatttcaTCTGCAACAGCACAAGCTAATGCATCCTGAATTGAGAAGACACAGCGAATTATTAATTGCGTGGACTAGGAGCTCGGTAATAGCAAAATGTGACATACAGAAAAATTTTTACCTGATGACTTTCGGATGGGGGATTGAATGAGCATCCTGGAGGCTCAACTTCCACAGCAGGTATAACAGAAGTCTTGGCCTTCTGTCACAGGCAATGCATATAAAATTGATTACATATACTAATGCAGATTTCTCTCTTCCCTTTTCGAAAAGTAAACTGATGCAAAATTGGTATTGTTCTAGGGAAGTCATAAGTTTACAATCCAAATGCTCGAGCTTtaggataataaataaataacatacacagttaagataataaaaaaatggaactaagaagaagaagaatacagGTAGGTACAAAAAATATACACCAAGGGGTCGTTAGAGACAAGTTCTGAAAGGACTATAATGTAAGGATTGTATCTTAGGGATTAGAGTAATACAAGTATTATAATGCATGAATTATATTTGAACATTTATATACGTGTTCTGTTTAATTatagaaaatgatcaaaatacaTGACAGttattttgatcattttagTTGTTTTAATACTGAATTTATAACATCATCGTAATGCAACCAAATAAGCTTGTGTCAACATCCAATCTACCCCAGCTACTGAAAAgggaaaattatgaaaagacTTCACTCCGcaacagcaggaaagtacagaAAACCAAACCCTGAAATGCAATTACTATCTAAACATGCATCACATATTTTGATCAAGATCTTTAGACAGCCTAGAGCATCAATAATGCTAAAAGGAAGGATCTCAATCTGCCAAACTGAGGAATGATCAAAATGGAAAAGAATCTCTTTTTGGATGCAGGTTATCTTATTCGATGAAATCTTGTATCAGTTACAGATCATTGTATCTGTGCATAATCTAATTCGTCAAATGAAGTGGTGAAAGTTTGTCGAGTGAATGGAAAACTAACtgaatcaatcaatcaactatgTATCAATCACGGACATAGTTAGGGTCAGCTATAATGGTTCACCACatccatttttctttatttaggTCCATTACCTTCCACGATAAAGGATCTTTTATATCCAATCTCGTGCgtcttttttcctttattaCTCTCATGTATCCTCTGAGAGGATAAGCAATGCAGAGGATGTGCAAGGAAAAGGTTCATCGCAAAGATGCTTTTTAGATGTgatgttttcttgaaaaataagagATTCAATTGACTTAAGACGACTCATTTTTTAAGTGGACTAAGAAGTAATCACTATAAGGCAATAATAGTAGTGCTCATAAAGAAAGGCAGGTTGCATTAAGAAAACCTATAGCAGGTATTGCAGTACAACTTAGAAGGACAACATCCAGCtgatttaaaatatgtttttcatgtaAAAGGACACCaaaattgagaaggaagttcctgaCAAGTGGCCACAAAAAAGATaaggagaggagaaaagaaataaaaattttcaaatacaggTAGGAGAAAAAAGTGTACCTTTTTGGTTTTGATGACCAGTTCATCTGCAACAATGCAACGAAGGCTGTATTAGAAAAGTCATTTTACTACAAAAGTGACGAAGAACAAAAAGGCTCTAATCACAAGGACACCTTTATCATTCCAAATGTCAACCATGCCAGAGTCTCCACCAGACGAATCCTAGTCACACAAAGTTAACAAGAAATAAACAATGAGGATCCATTAGGCATTTGCACTCAAAAGAATAGATTTTTCTCCTATTGAGAGAAGCACATTATGCCAAGAAAGCATCAGCCATAACATCTTGCAATTGGTGAGTTGaacatttaaaatgaaatagtgAACAACCTTTTGACCCTGTTGAGCAGTATCCTTGGCTATCTGAAGTTTACTTTTCTTCTTGGATTTCTTCCCAGTTGAAGAAGGTACAGGTTCAACAAAGGCATTGCTTTGTAGTATACTATCATATCGAAGTACTTTCTCCCGGTGTTTTTCAATTTTCCGTTTGACAGAAAGATCTGGATTGTAGACATAAAAACTTGTCATTTGATCACTGAAGAAGGATTCACCAACAAAAAACGACAGAACTGCAGTAAAGGGAAAAGGAAGATGCACCCATGATGAACATCAACTGCTACATAGTCCAGAGATATAGTACTTAAGGTGATTCTAAACTGCCCTCTTCTAGTCCTAAAATGTCAGTTACTATCTCCAAAATTCATCCGGCTTCATATTACAGCCAACAATTGGATCGGAACAGGAACCATTGACTGAAAAGCAACACCCTAACAATTTTTCCTGAGACGTTACTGCAAGTCTAAAACAGACATGAAAGTTCAATCTGCTCTCAAGATTGAATTTTTTCCATAATTACAACTCTATGAGATACCGAATTATTTGGTCTACTTGTCTTAGTACACAATACTCTTGACTGATTCTACCAAAACAAAATTCTGGAGAAGATTATCAGAGCACTCAGTTATTTCCCGTGTACCAAAAAACTACTGTTAAAAGAAAATACCATTTTCAAATGTGGAGCAAACCAGTTATCCAACCAAAGTTAGTTCAATACATCTGTTGGAACAGTAAATCACATACATACCAATCCATCTAAAGACTATATCAGCTGCTAGAACATATACGTGAACACCAGCCTGATATCAAAATcggcttcttctttttttttaccttgCTATTTACTTGAACAAAAGATAATTTCTGGAAATTTTCAACAGGGAAAAAAATGCTGAAAAATAGAATACCTCTGGATTTGTCGACATAAAAGAGAGAGTCACTGGGAACTTGAGCAAGAGAACCGCCTGAAAGAGCATCTTTAGTGGAGTTGTCAAAGAAATCTTCAATATCCTCCGTACTTATGTTGGCTCTCCATGCCTTCTTCCCTTTCCTTGAGCTCTTATTCTTCCCCATCTCTCTACTTAACAAGTGCAGTAAAAGTCATATTGAAAACATGGTCCCAAAACAGATTTAGCATTAATGTAAAATAGCCACTTGAGAATTTATACTTAATTCCTAAGTGAACAAGTAGCTAAGTCAAAGAGATGAGTGGACAGTGTTAAGAATAAATCTGTCGAGATTTGGCAAGCTAAAACTCTCGTAGAATGGGATATGGATCTCTGACAGCTGCTGCACAAACAGGGAGGGCCAAACCAATCTGGAAAATTA
This window of the Solanum pennellii chromosome 2, SPENNV200 genome carries:
- the LOC107011636 gene encoding ribosome biogenesis protein NOP53 isoform X2; this encodes MGKNKSSRKGKKAWRANISTEDIEDFFDNSTKDALSGGSLAQVPSDSLFYVDKSRDLSVKRKIEKHREKVLRYDSILQSNAFVEPVPSSTGKKSKKKSKLQIAKDTAQQGQKDSSGGDSGMVDIWNDKDELVIKTKKAKTSVIPAVEVEPPGCSFNPPSESHQDALACAVADEMQKIYRNELGPEPIPLVVPGEVVNEEDMYFLEADSGSDTENENLVEDGKTDLDKRPQKPKMLTQVEKNRRARRKEQLKAEAEATKAAQLSKEIDSLPDIIQEIEREEGEKQKRHLRRVTAIKEKLKSCPPRLGKRKFVPAPAQVLLSEEITGSLRKLKGCCTLARDRFKSLEKRGLVVPSKKSSRK
- the LOC107011636 gene encoding ribosome biogenesis protein NOP53 isoform X1 is translated as MGKNKSSRKGKKAWRANISTEDIEDFFDNSTKDALSGGSLAQVPSDSLFYVDKSRDLSVKRKIEKHREKVLRYDSILQSNAFVEPVPSSTGKKSKKKSKLQIAKDTAQQGQKDSSGGDSGMVDIWNDKDELVIKTKKKAKTSVIPAVEVEPPGCSFNPPSESHQDALACAVADEMQKIYRNELGPEPIPLVVPGEVVNEEDMYFLEADSGSDTENENLVEDGKTDLDKRPQKPKMLTQVEKNRRARRKEQLKAEAEATKAAQLSKEIDSLPDIIQEIEREEGEKQKRHLRRVTAIKEKLKSCPPRLGKRKFVPAPAQVLLSEEITGSLRKLKGCCTLARDRFKSLEKRGLVVPSKKSSRK